In the Euzebya sp. genome, one interval contains:
- a CDS encoding tetratricopeptide repeat protein has protein sequence MDVLVRDVGEADFAEIVVEGSKTRPVVVDFWAEWCGPCRQLSPALEEAAQRHVGEVDVVKVDVDANPRLAQTFRVQGIPAVKAFAGGRVVNEFTGLQPPQVIEQFFAALAPSEADRLVAEAGTDPARAEDLYRSAMAAEVDHPGAAVGLASLLADRGDVDEAREVLAKARPTDEVQRLGARLDLEGVGSDLDALAVAVEGGDVESRPELGRALAAAGRHDEAIEVLLDAVRLPATREDGREALLAVFTALGPDDPRVRAARPKLASALF, from the coding sequence ATGGACGTGCTGGTGAGAGACGTCGGTGAGGCCGACTTCGCAGAGATCGTCGTCGAGGGGTCGAAGACCCGACCGGTCGTGGTGGACTTCTGGGCGGAGTGGTGCGGCCCGTGCCGCCAGCTGTCCCCCGCGCTCGAGGAGGCGGCTCAGCGCCACGTCGGCGAGGTCGACGTGGTCAAGGTCGACGTCGACGCCAACCCCCGCCTGGCCCAGACCTTCCGCGTCCAGGGCATCCCCGCCGTCAAGGCGTTCGCCGGCGGCCGTGTGGTGAACGAGTTCACGGGGCTGCAGCCGCCGCAGGTCATCGAGCAGTTCTTCGCCGCGCTCGCCCCGTCGGAGGCCGACCGCCTCGTCGCCGAGGCCGGCACCGACCCGGCCCGCGCCGAGGACCTGTACCGCTCGGCCATGGCGGCCGAGGTCGACCACCCGGGAGCCGCCGTCGGGCTGGCGTCGCTGCTGGCCGACCGCGGCGACGTCGACGAGGCCCGCGAGGTGCTCGCGAAGGCCCGTCCGACCGACGAGGTGCAGCGCCTCGGCGCGAGGCTCGACCTGGAGGGCGTCGGGTCGGACCTCGACGCCCTGGCCGTGGCGGTGGAGGGCGGTGACGTCGAGTCCCGTCCCGAGCTGGGACGCGCCCTCGCCGCCGCCGGACGCCACGACGAGGCCATCGAGGTGCTGCTCGACGCCGTGCGGCTCCCCGCGACGCGCGAGGACGGCCGCGAGGCGCTGCTCGCGGTGTTCACCGCCCTGGGGCCCGACGACCCCCGCGTCCGGGCCGCGCGACCGAAGCTGGCCTCCGCCCTCTTCTGA
- a CDS encoding PaaI family thioesterase, translating to MDQTPEDLTAVRGAFDDHLGLEMVEITAERVVARLVVTERHTQPYGLVHGGVYCAMAETVASFGAVLAIREMTGSDDAGSVGQSNHTDFLSSARGGVLTATATPVHVGRSVQLWRIGITDEDHRLVAESRVRMFNVGVERVTR from the coding sequence ATGGACCAGACCCCCGAGGACCTCACCGCCGTGCGCGGCGCCTTCGACGACCACCTCGGCCTCGAGATGGTGGAGATCACCGCCGAGCGCGTGGTCGCCCGCCTCGTCGTGACCGAGCGGCACACCCAGCCCTACGGCCTCGTCCACGGCGGGGTCTACTGCGCGATGGCCGAGACCGTCGCGAGCTTCGGGGCGGTCTTGGCCATCCGGGAGATGACCGGCTCCGACGACGCCGGATCGGTCGGGCAGTCCAACCACACCGACTTCCTGTCCTCCGCCCGCGGCGGCGTGCTGACCGCCACCGCCACCCCGGTGCACGTCGGCCGCTCGGTGCAGCTGTGGCGCATCGGGATCACCGACGAGGATCACCGGCTGGTGGCCGAGTCGCGGGTGCGCATGTTCAACGTCGGGGTCGAGCGCGTGACCAGGTAG
- a CDS encoding acylphosphatase — translation MAELIRRRLRVTGHVQGVFFRASTRDVAEEVGVTGWVRNDPDGAVTAELQGSADAVEAVARFCHDGPPHARVDGLAADDIPVVEGETGFRTR, via the coding sequence ATGGCCGAGCTGATCCGCCGCCGACTCCGCGTGACCGGGCACGTCCAGGGGGTGTTCTTCCGCGCCTCCACCCGGGACGTCGCGGAGGAGGTGGGGGTCACCGGGTGGGTCCGCAACGACCCCGACGGGGCGGTGACCGCCGAGCTGCAGGGATCCGCCGACGCGGTCGAGGCCGTCGCGCGGTTCTGCCACGACGGCCCACCGCACGCCCGGGTCGACGGCCTCGCCGCAGACGACATCCCGGTGGTCGAGGGGGAGACGGGGTTCAGGACGCGCTAG
- a CDS encoding MauE/DoxX family redox-associated membrane protein: MTPVHVRLAPHTPAEGSWSAPLLAAVMLSVGVLHLVAPQPFDRIIPRVLPAGWRRPLTYASGVAEIVAGALVAVPATRRVGGRFTAALLVLVLPANVDAALRGGYPGLQGWAGSSTAAWLRVPLQIPLIGWALSVSRLDGPGRGDS, encoded by the coding sequence GTGACACCCGTCCACGTGCGGCTGGCGCCGCACACACCGGCGGAGGGGTCCTGGAGCGCCCCACTGCTGGCTGCGGTGATGCTGTCGGTCGGCGTCCTGCACCTCGTGGCACCCCAGCCCTTCGACCGGATCATCCCGCGGGTGCTGCCGGCCGGATGGCGACGGCCGCTGACCTACGCGAGCGGGGTGGCCGAGATCGTCGCGGGCGCGTTGGTCGCGGTCCCGGCGACTCGACGCGTCGGCGGTCGGTTCACCGCCGCGCTGCTGGTCCTGGTGCTGCCCGCCAACGTCGACGCCGCGCTCCGCGGCGGCTACCCCGGCCTGCAGGGCTGGGCGGGGTCGTCGACGGCGGCCTGGCTCCGGGTGCCCCTCCAGATCCCCCTGATCGGCTGGGCGCTGTCCGTGTCGCGGCTGGACGGGCCCGGCCGGGGGGACAGCTGA
- a CDS encoding nuclear transport factor 2 family protein, whose protein sequence is MGRAREHWEQLRAALESVDVEAIGTLYAPDAVWLEPQNPPHETAKLIQAYLSSWMQARDGIDVSTKRLLESEDGSFVAVEWAVSYTAAGRRWNSLPRSSWIEVGDDGITYQRDYY, encoded by the coding sequence ATGGGTCGCGCACGAGAGCACTGGGAGCAGCTCAGGGCGGCGTTGGAGTCCGTCGACGTGGAGGCCATCGGCACGCTCTACGCGCCCGACGCGGTGTGGCTCGAGCCCCAGAACCCGCCCCACGAGACCGCCAAGCTGATCCAGGCCTACCTCAGCTCGTGGATGCAGGCGCGTGACGGCATCGACGTCTCCACCAAGCGCCTGCTCGAGTCCGAGGACGGCAGCTTCGTCGCCGTCGAGTGGGCCGTGTCGTACACCGCGGCGGGTCGTCGCTGGAACTCACTGCCCCGGTCCTCATGGATCGAGGTCGGCGACGACGGCATCACCTACCAGCGGGACTACTACTAG
- a CDS encoding 4-coumarate--CoA ligase family protein translates to MPELIVHASPLPDAEIPGGALTPYVLERAAGLGDKPALIDGPSGRTLTYAQLAGGIAALAGGLRARGFGPGDVLAVMAPNLPEYAIVFHGVARAGGAVTTINPTYTASEVHHQLTDSGATILVTIGMFLGTAQTAVEGTSVTEVYTLDEVEGARHVSELFGSPLAEQVEVADDDVVVLPYSSGTTGLSKGVVLTHRNLIANIAQTVSAADLTEDESLVAVLPFFHIYGMQVLMNAGLRVGATIITMPRFDLEQFLQLNDRHGCTRAYVAPPIVVALAKHPLVDDYDLSALDQIVSGAAPLSAEVGEEAARRLGCEVVQGYGMTELSPVSHMTPPGGYKPGSVGVTAPNTECAIVDPVSGESLGTDADGELWVRGPQVMKGYLNNPEATAATIDDDGWLHTGDIARIDADGHVYIVDRLKELIKYKGFQVPPAELEALLLTHPDVADAAVIGLADDEAGEIPVGYVVAKAGASLEPADVMAFVAEQVAHYKQIRQIHVVDEIPKSASGKILRRVLKDQATEG, encoded by the coding sequence ATGCCAGAGCTGATCGTGCACGCGAGCCCCCTCCCCGACGCCGAGATCCCCGGCGGGGCGCTGACCCCGTACGTGTTGGAGCGGGCCGCGGGGCTCGGCGACAAGCCCGCCCTGATCGACGGGCCGTCCGGGCGGACCCTCACCTACGCCCAGCTCGCCGGCGGGATCGCCGCGCTGGCCGGCGGCCTGCGGGCGAGGGGGTTCGGGCCGGGCGACGTGCTCGCGGTCATGGCACCCAACCTCCCGGAGTACGCGATCGTCTTCCACGGCGTCGCGCGGGCCGGCGGGGCGGTCACGACGATCAACCCGACCTACACCGCGAGCGAGGTCCACCACCAGTTGACCGACTCCGGCGCCACGATCCTGGTGACGATCGGCATGTTCCTCGGCACCGCCCAGACCGCCGTGGAGGGCACCTCGGTCACCGAGGTGTACACCCTCGACGAGGTGGAGGGGGCCCGCCACGTGTCAGAGCTGTTCGGCTCGCCGCTGGCCGAGCAGGTGGAGGTCGCTGACGACGACGTCGTCGTGCTGCCCTACTCCTCGGGGACGACCGGGTTGTCGAAGGGCGTGGTCCTGACCCACCGCAACCTGATCGCCAACATCGCCCAGACCGTGTCGGCGGCGGACCTCACCGAGGACGAGTCCCTCGTCGCGGTGCTGCCGTTCTTCCACATCTACGGGATGCAGGTGCTGATGAACGCCGGCCTGCGGGTCGGCGCGACCATCATCACGATGCCGCGCTTCGACCTCGAGCAGTTCCTGCAGCTGAACGACCGCCACGGCTGCACCCGGGCGTACGTGGCGCCGCCGATCGTGGTCGCGCTGGCCAAGCACCCGCTGGTGGACGACTACGACCTGTCGGCCCTCGACCAGATCGTCTCGGGCGCCGCGCCCCTGTCGGCGGAGGTCGGCGAGGAGGCCGCCCGCCGGCTGGGCTGTGAGGTCGTGCAGGGCTACGGCATGACCGAGCTGTCCCCCGTCAGCCACATGACGCCGCCGGGCGGCTACAAGCCCGGCTCGGTCGGCGTGACCGCCCCGAACACCGAGTGCGCGATCGTCGACCCGGTGTCGGGGGAGTCGCTCGGGACCGACGCCGACGGCGAGCTGTGGGTCCGCGGGCCGCAGGTGATGAAGGGGTACCTGAACAACCCCGAGGCGACCGCCGCGACGATCGACGACGACGGCTGGCTGCACACCGGCGACATCGCCCGGATCGACGCCGACGGGCACGTCTACATCGTCGACCGGCTGAAGGAGCTCATCAAGTACAAGGGCTTCCAGGTCCCGCCGGCCGAGCTCGAGGCCCTGCTGCTGACCCACCCGGACGTGGCGGACGCGGCGGTCATCGGGCTGGCCGACGACGAGGCCGGGGAGATCCCCGTCGGGTACGTCGTCGCCAAGGCCGGTGCGTCCCTCGAGCCGGCGGACGTCATGGCCTTCGTCGCCGAGCAGGTCGCCCACTACAAGCAGATCCGCCAGATCCACGTCGTCGACGAGATCCCCAAGTCGGCCTCCGGCAAGATCCTGCGCCGGGTGCTGAAGGACCAGGCGACGGAGGGGTAG
- a CDS encoding PaaI family thioesterase, which translates to MTSPDMTSTAEDPRHAAAAALRRLGHAVVAHEADPDLLLRVAEQATATAEVVEAGVRRTRDVVAVKRELWEEAPPTGGRMAHFEECVVSGRANPMGIMMEVTRDGDEVVGDITLGAAFEGAPRRAHGGIVAAILDDIMGYQLLVQATPAYTGRLQVRYTAPTPVEAPLVARSWLESRDGRKLQLRATLATPDGDVLAEGDALFIAIPPERFTDPDR; encoded by the coding sequence ATGACCAGCCCCGACATGACCAGCACGGCTGAGGACCCGCGGCACGCGGCGGCGGCTGCGCTGCGCCGGCTGGGGCACGCCGTCGTCGCCCACGAGGCCGATCCCGACCTGCTCCTGCGGGTCGCCGAGCAGGCGACGGCGACCGCCGAAGTGGTCGAGGCCGGCGTCCGCCGGACCCGCGACGTCGTCGCGGTGAAGCGCGAGCTGTGGGAGGAGGCCCCGCCGACCGGCGGCCGGATGGCCCACTTCGAGGAGTGCGTCGTCAGCGGACGGGCCAACCCGATGGGGATCATGATGGAGGTGACCCGCGACGGCGACGAGGTGGTGGGCGACATCACCCTCGGCGCCGCCTTCGAGGGCGCGCCACGGCGGGCGCACGGCGGCATCGTCGCCGCGATCCTCGACGACATCATGGGCTACCAGCTGCTGGTCCAGGCCACGCCGGCGTACACCGGCAGGTTGCAGGTCCGCTACACCGCCCCGACGCCGGTCGAGGCCCCCCTCGTCGCCCGCTCCTGGCTCGAGTCGAGGGACGGTCGCAAGCTGCAGCTGCGCGCGACCCTTGCCACCCCTGACGGCGACGTCCTCGCCGAGGGCGACGCCCTCTTCATCGCCATCCCGCCCGAGCGGTTCACCGACCCGGACCGCTAG
- a CDS encoding amidohydrolase — translation MSTPTPPDYTEFLQRLVARITSAGGAAVQSPYDGAPAAVADALEAAVVDAGDDLVALSHDIHAHPELGYAEHHAAAAVAAFLRDRGHEVTAPAYGLDTAVHARAGEGRPRVAFLAEYDALPGIGHACGHNVICTTAVGGFLAAAAVVSQVGGSVELIGTPAEEGGGGKEVIARAGGFDEVDAAVMLHPFFADIASHPFIGVRTVEAVFTGMSTHASAMPFLGRNALDAAVQAYTGIAQLRQHMLPTDRVHGIFTDGGQKPNIVPERAAVEFYVRSAEPSTLAELCRRVDAIFEGAAAQAGCGVEVTWDVTPVYLPTRLNGPLTNRYAVNAARRGRQLLPPDVVPAAMTGSTDLGNVSVRVPAIHPMIGVAPFGVSLHTPEFEGHAASPAADAAVVDGAVALGLTALDYLADEGLRRAVADDFDAAGGRMDVEAVYP, via the coding sequence GTGAGCACGCCCACGCCCCCGGACTACACCGAGTTCCTCCAGCGCCTCGTCGCGCGCATCACCTCTGCCGGCGGCGCCGCGGTCCAGTCGCCCTACGACGGCGCCCCCGCCGCGGTGGCCGACGCGCTCGAGGCCGCGGTGGTCGACGCGGGCGACGACCTCGTCGCGCTGTCCCACGACATCCACGCCCATCCCGAGCTCGGGTACGCCGAGCACCACGCCGCGGCCGCGGTGGCCGCGTTCCTGCGCGACCGCGGGCACGAGGTGACCGCGCCGGCCTACGGCCTCGACACCGCCGTGCACGCCCGCGCGGGGGAGGGACGGCCCCGCGTGGCGTTCCTCGCCGAGTACGACGCGCTGCCGGGCATCGGGCACGCCTGCGGCCACAACGTGATCTGCACCACGGCCGTGGGCGGCTTCCTCGCCGCGGCCGCCGTGGTCTCCCAGGTCGGCGGGTCCGTCGAGCTGATCGGCACCCCCGCGGAGGAGGGCGGCGGCGGCAAGGAGGTCATCGCCCGCGCCGGCGGGTTCGACGAGGTCGACGCCGCGGTGATGCTGCACCCCTTCTTCGCCGACATCGCGAGCCACCCCTTCATCGGCGTGCGGACCGTCGAAGCGGTGTTCACCGGCATGAGCACCCACGCCTCGGCCATGCCGTTCCTCGGCCGCAACGCCCTCGACGCGGCGGTGCAGGCCTACACGGGCATCGCCCAGCTGCGCCAGCACATGCTCCCGACCGACAGGGTCCACGGCATCTTCACCGACGGCGGGCAGAAGCCGAACATCGTCCCCGAGCGGGCCGCGGTCGAGTTCTACGTCCGCTCCGCCGAGCCCTCGACCCTCGCCGAGCTGTGCCGCCGGGTCGACGCGATCTTCGAGGGCGCGGCCGCCCAGGCGGGGTGCGGGGTCGAGGTCACGTGGGACGTCACGCCGGTGTACCTGCCGACGCGCCTGAACGGCCCGCTGACGAACCGCTACGCGGTCAACGCGGCCCGGCGCGGTCGCCAGCTGCTCCCGCCCGACGTGGTGCCGGCGGCGATGACCGGGTCGACGGACCTCGGGAACGTCAGCGTCCGGGTCCCCGCGATCCACCCGATGATCGGCGTCGCCCCGTTCGGCGTGTCGCTGCACACCCCGGAGTTCGAGGGGCACGCCGCCTCGCCGGCCGCCGACGCGGCGGTCGTCGACGGCGCGGTGGCGCTGGGGCTGACCGCGCTCGACTACCTGGCAGACGAGGGACTCCGGCGCGCGGTCGCCGACGACTTCGACGCGGCCGGCGGCCGGATGGACGTCGAGGCGGTCTACCCGTGA
- a CDS encoding PAC2 family protein has product MADPLIRWTAEVPALRRPVLVVSMDGFIDAGEAASNAAMFLRHRWAADPVATFDRDTFIDFRARRPTSVIDNGVLRRIEFGDLAVLVAKVPDAPHDAVFLLGPEPDMRWERFCDCVVDLCRGLGVEAALGLGAYPAAAPHTRPTQIVSAVNVAAGDLVPTAARVPGYTGPVGAQIVLQHRLGEAGIPAVGLWAEVPHYISANAHPSSALALVQVVAETFGVAVDTGELELAAAAHDAQVDEAVADHPDAAEMVPRLAAHVDAGGATQQVPSGDDLAAEIERFLSERNDQ; this is encoded by the coding sequence ATGGCTGACCCTCTCATCCGCTGGACCGCCGAGGTCCCCGCGCTCAGGCGGCCCGTCCTGGTCGTGTCGATGGACGGGTTCATCGACGCCGGCGAAGCCGCGTCCAACGCCGCCATGTTCCTGCGCCACCGGTGGGCGGCCGACCCCGTCGCCACGTTCGACCGGGACACGTTCATCGACTTCCGCGCCCGCCGGCCGACGTCGGTCATCGACAACGGCGTGCTGCGGCGCATCGAGTTCGGCGACCTCGCCGTGCTGGTCGCGAAGGTCCCCGACGCCCCCCACGACGCGGTGTTCCTGCTCGGTCCCGAGCCGGACATGCGCTGGGAGCGGTTCTGCGACTGCGTCGTCGACCTGTGCCGCGGCCTCGGGGTGGAGGCCGCGCTCGGGCTCGGGGCCTACCCCGCGGCGGCACCGCACACCCGGCCCACCCAGATCGTGTCCGCCGTCAACGTCGCCGCCGGCGACCTGGTGCCGACGGCCGCGCGGGTCCCGGGCTACACCGGACCGGTCGGAGCCCAGATCGTGCTGCAGCACCGCCTCGGCGAGGCCGGCATCCCCGCCGTGGGCCTGTGGGCGGAGGTGCCGCACTACATCTCGGCGAACGCCCACCCCTCCTCCGCCCTGGCGTTGGTCCAGGTGGTGGCCGAGACCTTCGGGGTCGCGGTCGACACCGGTGAGCTCGAGCTGGCCGCCGCCGCCCACGACGCGCAGGTCGACGAGGCCGTCGCCGACCACCCCGACGCGGCGGAGATGGTCCCGCGCCTCGCGGCGCACGTCGACGCGGGCGGGGCGACCCAGCAGGTGCCGTCCGGCGACGACCTGGCCGCCGAGATCGAGCGGTTCCTGTCCGAGCGCAACGACCAGTAG
- a CDS encoding RimK family alpha-L-glutamate ligase yields the protein MADRRIALATCAEFPDLDDDDRLLLPALGERGIVGVPTVWDDPSVRWGSFDAVVIRETWDYAERHADFEAWLEEVEPQTTVLNPPRLVRWNLDKGYLGVLASGGVPTVPTRFVQPGGYLRLPTEGQFVVKPTISAGSRETARYDARTHGMQAVGHAQRLLESGRTVMIQPYVDSVDERGETAMVIVGGTFSHAVRKGPLLELGAAPTTGLFAPETIEPLIPSEAERDVADAVLAAMPTSLGEPLYARVDLLHTDRGPVLLELELTEPSLFLAHGGAAPARLADALLARLDAEG from the coding sequence ATGGCCGACCGCCGCATCGCCCTCGCGACCTGCGCGGAGTTCCCCGACCTCGACGACGACGACCGCCTGCTCCTCCCCGCGCTCGGTGAGCGGGGCATCGTCGGCGTCCCCACGGTGTGGGACGACCCGTCGGTCCGCTGGGGGTCCTTCGACGCGGTCGTGATCCGCGAGACGTGGGACTACGCCGAGCGGCACGCGGACTTCGAGGCGTGGCTCGAGGAGGTGGAGCCGCAGACGACGGTGCTGAACCCGCCGCGGCTGGTGCGCTGGAACCTCGACAAGGGGTACCTGGGGGTCCTCGCGTCCGGCGGCGTGCCGACGGTGCCGACCCGCTTCGTCCAGCCCGGCGGCTACCTGCGCCTGCCCACCGAGGGCCAGTTCGTCGTGAAGCCGACGATCTCGGCGGGATCGCGCGAGACGGCCCGCTATGACGCGCGCACCCACGGCATGCAGGCCGTGGGACACGCCCAGCGGCTGCTCGAGAGCGGCCGGACGGTGATGATCCAGCCCTACGTGGACTCAGTCGACGAGCGGGGCGAGACCGCGATGGTGATCGTCGGCGGGACGTTCTCCCACGCGGTGCGGAAGGGCCCCCTCCTCGAGCTGGGCGCGGCGCCGACGACCGGGCTGTTCGCGCCGGAGACGATCGAGCCGCTGATCCCCTCCGAGGCCGAGCGAGACGTCGCCGACGCGGTCCTCGCAGCCATGCCGACGTCCCTGGGCGAGCCGCTGTACGCCCGCGTCGACCTGCTGCACACCGACCGGGGACCTGTGCTGCTCGAGCTCGAGCTCACCGAGCCCAGCCTCTTCCTCGCCCATGGCGGCGCCGCACCCGCGCGGCTGGCCGACGCGCTCCTCGCCCGGCTCGACGCCGAGGGCTGA
- the hmgA gene encoding homogentisate 1,2-dioxygenase — translation MQDEPPFGSLTYQTGFGNEFTSEAEPGALPEGQNNPQRPPLGLYTEQLSGTAFTVPNARNRRTWLYRIRPSVRHAWRFTEIDSPWIASGPDRDGDPPIGQLRWDPPPFPDEATTFLSGLRTVATNGDVRTQVGMAAHVYMATTSMETTYCYDADGELAILPQEGRLRLHTECGRLDVSPGELAVIPRGMKFRVVLVDERARGYVCENYGTALELPERGPIGANGLANPRDFRHPVAAYEDRDLDGELVVKFDGRLFSCPLDHSPLDVVGWHGNHVPYVYDLSTFNVIGSISFDHPDPSIFTVLTSPSPDPGVANVDVVVFTDRWLVGEHTFRPPWYHSNTMSEFMGIVHGVYDAKEEGFSPGGMSLHNQLFPHGPDHDAWLKATSSDLEPQKLSDTLSFMFETRYPLVPTAYASSIPQLQDDYPTVWHGLERHFERR, via the coding sequence GTGCAGGACGAGCCGCCGTTCGGATCCCTCACCTACCAGACCGGCTTCGGCAACGAGTTCACCTCCGAAGCCGAGCCCGGTGCGCTGCCCGAGGGGCAGAACAACCCGCAGCGGCCCCCGCTCGGGCTCTACACCGAGCAGCTCAGCGGCACCGCGTTCACGGTCCCGAACGCGCGCAACCGGCGGACGTGGCTGTACCGCATCCGCCCGTCGGTCCGCCACGCGTGGCGCTTCACCGAGATCGACAGCCCGTGGATCGCGAGCGGCCCGGACCGCGATGGCGACCCGCCGATCGGCCAGCTCCGCTGGGACCCGCCGCCGTTCCCGGACGAGGCGACGACGTTCCTCTCCGGGCTGCGCACGGTCGCGACCAACGGCGACGTCCGCACCCAGGTCGGCATGGCCGCCCACGTGTACATGGCGACGACGTCGATGGAGACGACCTACTGCTACGACGCCGACGGCGAGCTCGCGATCCTCCCCCAGGAGGGGCGGCTGCGCCTCCACACCGAGTGCGGGCGCCTCGACGTGTCGCCCGGCGAGCTGGCGGTCATCCCCCGCGGGATGAAGTTCCGCGTCGTCCTGGTCGACGAGCGCGCCCGCGGCTACGTCTGCGAGAACTACGGCACGGCCCTCGAGCTGCCCGAGCGCGGCCCGATCGGCGCCAACGGCCTGGCCAACCCCCGGGACTTCCGCCACCCCGTGGCCGCCTACGAGGACCGCGACCTCGACGGCGAGCTGGTCGTCAAGTTCGACGGGCGGCTGTTCTCCTGCCCCCTCGACCACTCACCCCTCGACGTCGTCGGGTGGCACGGCAACCACGTCCCCTACGTCTACGACCTCTCGACGTTCAACGTGATCGGGTCGATCAGCTTCGACCACCCCGACCCGTCGATCTTCACGGTGCTCACGTCGCCGTCCCCCGATCCCGGCGTGGCCAACGTCGACGTCGTCGTGTTCACCGACCGGTGGCTGGTGGGGGAGCACACCTTCCGGCCCCCCTGGTACCACTCGAACACCATGAGCGAGTTCATGGGGATCGTCCACGGCGTCTACGACGCGAAGGAGGAGGGGTTCAGCCCCGGCGGGATGAGCCTGCACAACCAGCTGTTCCCCCACGGCCCGGACCACGACGCGTGGCTGAAGGCGACGTCGTCGGACCTCGAGCCGCAGAAGCTCTCGGACACCCTCAGCTTCATGTTCGAGACCCGCTACCCCCTGGTCCCGACCGCCTACGCGAGCTCGATCCCCCAGCTGCAGGACGACTACCCCACGGTCTGGCACGGCCTCGAGCGCCACTTCGAGCGTCGGTGA
- a CDS encoding proteasome activator, which yields MVEHVEVVEDDEPVEGEVEGVAEEPEPEPMITEPGKLMRIAVMLREVQEEARRAEADESGRVRLRKVHERALGELCEVLSADLQSELGQFTFDFDTETPSQSEILIAQAQLIGWLEGLFQGIQAAIFNQQAAARKQLEAMRQRGLPAGPLQGGDGEQQRERAPGNYL from the coding sequence ATGGTCGAACACGTTGAGGTCGTCGAGGACGACGAGCCCGTCGAGGGCGAGGTCGAGGGTGTGGCCGAGGAGCCCGAGCCCGAGCCGATGATCACCGAGCCGGGCAAGCTCATGCGCATCGCGGTGATGCTGCGGGAGGTGCAGGAGGAGGCCCGGCGAGCCGAGGCCGACGAATCCGGTCGGGTCCGGTTGCGCAAGGTCCACGAGCGCGCCCTCGGCGAGCTGTGCGAGGTCCTGAGCGCCGACCTGCAGTCCGAGCTCGGGCAGTTCACGTTCGACTTCGACACCGAGACGCCCTCCCAGAGCGAGATCCTGATCGCCCAGGCCCAGCTGATCGGGTGGTTGGAGGGCCTCTTCCAGGGCATCCAGGCCGCGATCTTCAACCAGCAGGCGGCCGCGCGGAAGCAGCTCGAGGCCATGCGCCAGCGCGGGTTGCCCGCGGGGCCGCTGCAGGGCGGCGACGGCGAGCAGCAGCGCGAGCGCGCGCCCGGCAACTACCTCTGA